The Peribacillus simplex genome contains a region encoding:
- a CDS encoding helix-turn-helix domain-containing protein, giving the protein MNNYLQAIILYAIKKFQGERSIYAIYHMLQGKKSSQTIQDAHLFGLTDIFGTIPRFTRQQLNQNIEHLLKHDMIHLTDKSDAYEISWQGEGMLGDYFKNNPFPTHINGWKYHNITPVFWGRLNLLIQTISHIVHNERRFYPIQRNPKIQFFVKEFLHVNRQDRAVIAQHLYDELISLLESQSDMKRDIFILKLTGINRIGLTFEQIAKRKDVEEEYVRFTFLDSLHQMLAEMETGKDYPLLSSLTNDWKRSGNPQLTQSTKTTLRYIQEGKNLGEIAEIRRLKVNTIEDHLVEIVLSEKDFPISDYVTIEDERKIAEAIKELGTKKLKAIKQMVDNKQISFFQIRLVLAKIGE; this is encoded by the coding sequence ATGAATAATTATCTACAGGCCATCATTCTATATGCGATAAAAAAATTTCAAGGCGAACGTTCCATTTATGCTATATACCATATGCTGCAAGGTAAGAAATCGTCACAAACAATCCAGGATGCCCATTTATTCGGGTTAACGGATATTTTTGGGACAATACCTCGATTTACCCGTCAGCAATTAAATCAAAACATTGAACATTTACTTAAGCATGACATGATTCATTTAACGGATAAATCAGATGCGTATGAAATTAGTTGGCAAGGTGAGGGAATGTTAGGCGATTACTTTAAAAATAATCCTTTTCCGACGCATATAAATGGTTGGAAGTATCACAATATCACCCCGGTTTTCTGGGGAAGATTAAACTTACTCATTCAAACCATATCCCATATTGTCCACAATGAAAGACGTTTTTATCCGATACAACGAAATCCCAAAATCCAATTCTTCGTAAAGGAATTTTTACATGTCAATCGTCAGGACCGAGCGGTGATTGCCCAACATCTTTATGATGAATTGATATCCCTTTTAGAAAGTCAAAGTGATATGAAACGAGACATTTTCATTTTAAAATTAACCGGAATAAACAGGATTGGACTTACGTTTGAACAGATTGCAAAAAGGAAAGATGTAGAAGAAGAGTATGTTCGCTTTACATTCCTTGACTCATTGCATCAAATGCTTGCAGAAATGGAAACGGGAAAGGATTACCCTCTCTTGTCCTCATTAACCAATGATTGGAAAAGAAGTGGGAATCCTCAATTGACACAATCTACAAAGACAACTTTACGATACATCCAGGAAGGGAAAAATCTGGGTGAAATAGCTGAAATCCGCAGATTGAAGGTCAACACCATCGAAGATCACCTCGTGGAAATTGTCTTATCGGAAAAAGATTTTCCGATTTCCGATTATGTAACTATCGAGGATGAGAGGAAAATTGCTGAAGCTATTAAGGAACTTGGTACGAAAAAGCTTAAAGCAATCAAGCAGATGGTCGATAATAAACAAATAAGCTTTTTCCAAATAAGACTTGTACTTGCGAAAATAGGTGAGTGA
- the serA gene encoding phosphoglycerate dehydrogenase, whose amino-acid sequence MYRILVADAIKPEGLGPLSEATNIHLIQKTVEEAANELDRIDAILVRSATKVSEDLMNRMPQLKIIARAGVGVDNIDIPAATKRGIVVVNAPDGNTISTAEHTFAMMASLVRHIPQAYASLKNGEWKRSSYTGTELRGKTLGIVGFGRIGGEIAKRAKVFGMDVIVYDPFLTVDRAKKMSVTALPLDELLPKADIITVHTPLTNDTRGLINKERLLTCKKGVYVLNCARGGILDEDDLYEMLVEGHVAGAALDVFVEEPPLGHKLLELDSVIATPHLGASTKEAQLNVAVQVAQEVLTYFEGNPVSSSINLPAISKEVFEKVQPFYQLVQQMGSIASQCMNEGIQEISVTYAGESLDFDTAILTKSLISGFFRSRVDASVNEVNALLIAKERGITVGEKISTDSLGYSNLISLKVKGDNRELTISGTYIENYGSRIVSLNGFKIDFHPEANLLYIQHTDKPGVIGNVGKVLGDHGVNIATMQVGRKEAGGEAIMVLSFDLPLEDNMKQFLMETDEITFMAHISL is encoded by the coding sequence GTGTATCGGATTTTAGTAGCAGACGCCATTAAACCAGAAGGACTCGGACCGCTATCAGAGGCAACCAATATTCATCTCATTCAGAAAACCGTAGAGGAAGCCGCAAACGAACTTGATCGTATCGATGCAATTCTTGTGAGAAGTGCAACGAAGGTTTCGGAAGATTTAATGAACCGTATGCCGCAGTTAAAAATTATAGCACGCGCTGGTGTCGGTGTTGATAACATAGACATCCCCGCGGCGACAAAACGCGGGATTGTCGTGGTTAATGCACCTGACGGCAATACCATTTCAACAGCTGAACATACATTTGCCATGATGGCTTCATTAGTGCGCCACATTCCGCAAGCTTATGCTTCACTGAAGAATGGGGAGTGGAAACGTTCTTCATATACGGGAACTGAACTCCGTGGTAAAACATTAGGTATAGTTGGCTTTGGACGTATCGGAGGGGAAATTGCAAAACGTGCTAAAGTGTTTGGCATGGATGTCATCGTCTATGATCCGTTCCTGACTGTCGATCGTGCAAAGAAAATGTCCGTAACGGCCCTGCCGTTAGATGAATTGCTTCCTAAAGCAGACATCATTACTGTTCATACACCACTAACGAATGATACTAGAGGATTAATCAATAAAGAAAGGCTGCTTACCTGTAAAAAGGGGGTATATGTACTAAACTGCGCCCGTGGTGGAATTCTGGACGAAGATGATTTATATGAAATGTTGGTCGAAGGACATGTTGCAGGGGCGGCACTGGACGTTTTCGTCGAAGAACCCCCGCTTGGCCATAAACTGCTTGAACTGGATAGCGTCATTGCTACACCGCATCTTGGTGCTTCCACGAAAGAAGCCCAATTAAATGTTGCGGTACAGGTTGCCCAAGAAGTATTGACCTATTTTGAAGGAAATCCAGTCTCAAGTTCAATCAACCTTCCAGCCATATCTAAAGAAGTGTTTGAAAAGGTACAGCCTTTCTATCAACTTGTTCAGCAAATGGGATCCATTGCTTCCCAGTGCATGAATGAAGGAATTCAGGAAATCTCCGTTACGTATGCAGGAGAATCATTGGATTTCGATACAGCGATTCTTACAAAAAGTCTAATCTCTGGCTTTTTCAGATCAAGAGTTGATGCATCTGTCAATGAAGTGAATGCCTTGTTGATCGCAAAAGAGCGTGGCATAACCGTTGGTGAAAAAATCTCTACTGACTCTTTAGGTTACTCGAATTTGATCAGCCTTAAAGTAAAAGGTGACAACCGTGAATTAACAATCAGTGGAACCTATATCGAAAATTACGGTTCTCGAATTGTAAGTTTGAATGGTTTCAAAATCGACTTTCATCCAGAAGCGAATTTACTTTATATCCAGCATACCGATAAACCTGGTGTAATCGGTAACGTAGGTAAGGTCCTAGGTGAT
- a CDS encoding ferredoxin: MAKFTIVDKETCIACGACGAAAPDIYDYDDEGIAFVTLDDNEGIVEIPDVLIDDMMDAFEGCPTDSIKVADEAFDGDALKFE; the protein is encoded by the coding sequence ATGGCTAAATTTACTATTGTGGATAAAGAAACATGCATAGCTTGTGGAGCTTGCGGAGCAGCGGCACCAGATATATATGATTATGATGACGAAGGGATTGCATTTGTTACCCTTGACGATAACGAAGGAATCGTTGAAATTCCAGATGTACTTATAGACGACATGATGGATGCATTCGAAGGATGTCCAACGGATTCCATTAAGGTTGCTGACGAGGCATTTGACGGAGACGCATTAAAATTCGAATAA
- a CDS encoding ECF transporter S component yields MNKNKVKKTVTLAMMGSISYLLMLLNFPFPGFPTFLNVDFSDIPALMAALIFGPMAGILVEFIKNLLDLVMTGTLTAVPVGHIANFIAGILFVLPTYYVFKKINSKKGMTFALLAGTVSMAVFMSVLNYFVFLPAYTFFMGWDAMSAPESRKFVTTAILPFNVIKGVLITSVFMLLFIKLQTWINKQTLYKNA; encoded by the coding sequence ATGAATAAGAACAAAGTGAAAAAAACGGTTACACTTGCGATGATGGGAAGCATTTCTTATTTGTTGATGCTTTTAAATTTCCCGTTTCCAGGATTCCCGACTTTTCTCAATGTCGATTTTAGCGACATACCAGCACTGATGGCGGCATTGATTTTCGGTCCTATGGCTGGAATTCTAGTCGAGTTCATTAAAAACCTATTGGATTTAGTCATGACAGGGACCTTGACTGCTGTACCTGTGGGGCATATCGCTAATTTTATAGCCGGAATACTGTTTGTCTTGCCAACTTATTATGTATTTAAGAAAATCAATTCAAAAAAAGGGATGACGTTCGCCTTACTTGCGGGGACAGTTTCCATGGCAGTATTCATGAGTGTTTTAAACTATTTTGTCTTTTTACCGGCATATACCTTCTTTATGGGATGGGATGCAATGTCGGCGCCCGAGTCAAGAAAGTTCGTTACGACGGCAATCTTGCCTTTCAACGTGATTAAAGGCGTGCTCATTACATCAGTATTCATGTTGCTGTTCATTAAATTACAGACATGGATCAATAAGCAAACATTATATAAAAATGCTTAA